Proteins from one Listeria weihenstephanensis genomic window:
- a CDS encoding pyruvate oxidase — translation MSKMKASTALVNVLKNWDIDHVYGIPGDSIDTVVDALRKEQDTIKFIHVRHEEVATLAASSYTKLTGKIGVALAIGGPGAIHMLNGMYDAKMDNVPMLVLAGQVPTSVANTKYFQEVDLPTLFTDVAVFNKQIEDAETLPDIVDVAIRTAYEKKGVAVLTIPNDILLTEINHTVAAKQEVFQQVKPEISTESIAQAAELIKSAKNPVILAGVGTKHAKEALVQFSEHTKTPVIISLPAKGIMPDDHPNFLGNLGKIGTKPAYEAMQDADLLLMIGNDYPYTDYLPQESVKSIQIDIDPAKIGHRFPATVGIVGDAKEALTALIEATDYIATRAFLEASQENMANWWKWLREDEAKTTTPIAPEAVMAQVQKIADKDTIFSIDVGTSTVWSTRYLHLGHHNDFLISAWLGTMGCALPGAIAAKQAFPDRQVIAITGDGGFSMVMQDFVTAVGYKMPMIVIVLNNKELSFIKYEQQSAGELNYAIDLPDINYAQFAESCGGLGFRVETFDELESAFKAARNASLPVIIDIAVDSNAAPLPGKIVMDEALGYTKFEIRSITEDHRFSKMPPLKTIIRRFF, via the coding sequence ATGTCAAAAATGAAAGCAAGTACAGCGCTCGTTAACGTCTTAAAAAATTGGGACATCGATCATGTCTACGGGATCCCAGGTGATTCTATCGATACTGTGGTTGACGCGCTCCGCAAAGAACAGGATACTATCAAATTCATTCACGTCCGCCACGAGGAAGTCGCAACACTTGCGGCCTCGTCATATACGAAACTCACTGGCAAAATCGGCGTTGCTTTAGCCATCGGTGGCCCCGGCGCAATTCATATGCTAAACGGCATGTACGACGCCAAAATGGATAACGTTCCCATGCTCGTTCTAGCAGGCCAAGTTCCAACCAGCGTCGCCAACACAAAATATTTCCAAGAAGTCGACTTACCAACCTTATTTACCGATGTCGCCGTTTTCAATAAACAAATCGAAGACGCCGAAACATTGCCAGACATCGTGGACGTAGCCATTCGCACTGCTTACGAGAAAAAAGGAGTCGCTGTTTTAACGATTCCAAATGATATCCTGCTCACAGAAATCAACCATACCGTAGCTGCCAAACAAGAAGTTTTCCAACAAGTTAAGCCTGAAATCTCTACAGAAAGCATCGCCCAAGCGGCCGAACTTATCAAATCCGCCAAAAACCCTGTGATCCTAGCTGGCGTCGGAACCAAACATGCCAAAGAAGCGCTCGTCCAATTTTCCGAACATACGAAAACACCCGTCATCATCTCCTTACCAGCCAAAGGAATCATGCCAGATGACCATCCGAACTTCCTAGGAAACCTTGGTAAAATCGGCACGAAACCTGCCTATGAAGCGATGCAAGACGCGGATCTATTACTTATGATTGGCAATGATTACCCCTATACAGACTACCTACCACAAGAAAGCGTGAAAAGTATCCAAATCGATATTGACCCAGCAAAAATTGGCCACCGCTTCCCAGCAACTGTCGGTATTGTAGGAGATGCGAAAGAAGCGCTAACCGCTCTAATCGAAGCAACTGATTACATAGCGACGCGCGCCTTTCTGGAAGCCAGTCAAGAAAACATGGCCAACTGGTGGAAATGGCTTCGCGAAGACGAGGCGAAAACAACGACTCCGATCGCGCCAGAAGCCGTCATGGCACAGGTCCAAAAAATCGCCGACAAAGACACTATCTTCTCCATCGATGTTGGAACTTCTACCGTTTGGAGCACCCGCTATTTACACCTCGGTCATCACAATGATTTCTTGATTTCCGCATGGCTTGGAACAATGGGCTGCGCGCTTCCCGGAGCGATTGCTGCCAAACAAGCCTTCCCAGATCGCCAAGTTATCGCCATTACAGGGGACGGCGGATTCTCGATGGTTATGCAAGATTTCGTCACAGCAGTAGGCTATAAGATGCCGATGATCGTCATTGTTCTCAATAATAAAGAACTTTCTTTCATTAAGTATGAACAACAATCCGCCGGCGAGCTAAATTACGCGATTGACCTTCCGGATATCAACTACGCTCAGTTCGCTGAAAGCTGTGGCGGTCTAGGTTTTCGCGTAGAAACATTCGACGAGCTCGAATCAGCCTTCAAAGCCGCGCGCAATGCTTCCCTTCCAGTGATTATCGATATCGCGGTAGACAGCAACGCCGCGCCACTCCCAGGGAAAATCGTGATGGACGAAGCGCTTGGCTATACAAAATTTGAAATCCGTTCCATCACAGAAGACCATCGCTTTAGCAAAATGCCACCCCTAAAAACAATTATTCGCCGTTTCTTTTAA